A region from the Hypericibacter adhaerens genome encodes:
- the gpmI gene encoding 2,3-bisphosphoglycerate-independent phosphoglycerate mutase, which translates to MTDKPPARPRPVLLCILDGWGHRPEPAQPDNAIWQASTPNLDRLAKSSPMSFLDASESSVGLPLGQMGNSEVGHMNIGGGRVVMQDLPRIDQAVANGSLAKNKVLLDFAAKLKASGGTCHLMGLVSPGGVHSHQAHIAALANIVAGAGVKVAIHAFLDGRDTPPSSARGQLADFQKSLKSGAAIATATVSGRFYAMDRDKRWERIEKAYDAMVLAQGEHARSADAAVAQSYERKATDEFVAPTVIGDYAGMRDGDGVLMGNFRADRAREILHALLDPAFDGFARRRIVTFAAAAGLVEYSDALNKLLPALFAAQTVSNSIGELVAKAGLKQLRIAETEKYAHVTFFFNGGEETVFPGEDRILVPSPKVATYDLQPEMSAYEVTDKLVAAIDSGKYDFIVVNFANTDMVGHTGKLDAAIKAVEAVDRCIGRIDEALRRAGGTMLITADHGNAEMMFDPETNQPHTAHTLNRVPAMLVNGPADAAALADGKLADVAPTLLQVMGLPAPKEMTGHSLIRQARSQAAQAQRERRVGE; encoded by the coding sequence ATGACCGATAAACCTCCCGCCCGTCCCCGCCCCGTCCTGCTCTGCATCCTCGATGGCTGGGGCCATCGCCCCGAGCCGGCCCAGCCGGACAACGCGATCTGGCAGGCGAGCACCCCCAACCTCGACCGCCTGGCCAAGAGCTCGCCGATGTCCTTCCTCGACGCCTCGGAAAGCTCGGTCGGCCTGCCGCTGGGGCAGATGGGCAATTCCGAGGTCGGGCATATGAATATCGGCGGCGGCCGCGTGGTGATGCAGGACCTGCCGCGCATCGATCAGGCCGTGGCCAACGGGTCGCTGGCGAAGAACAAGGTGCTGCTCGATTTCGCCGCCAAGCTCAAGGCGAGCGGCGGCACCTGCCATCTCATGGGGCTGGTCTCGCCCGGCGGCGTGCACAGCCATCAGGCGCATATCGCGGCCCTGGCCAACATCGTCGCCGGCGCCGGCGTCAAGGTCGCGATCCACGCCTTCCTCGACGGGCGCGACACGCCGCCCTCGAGCGCGCGCGGCCAGCTCGCCGATTTCCAGAAATCGCTGAAATCCGGGGCGGCCATCGCCACAGCGACGGTGAGCGGGCGCTTCTACGCGATGGATCGCGACAAGCGCTGGGAGCGCATCGAGAAGGCCTATGACGCGATGGTTCTGGCGCAAGGCGAGCATGCCCGCAGCGCCGACGCGGCCGTGGCCCAGAGCTATGAGCGCAAGGCGACCGACGAGTTCGTGGCCCCGACCGTGATCGGCGACTATGCCGGCATGCGCGATGGCGACGGCGTGCTGATGGGCAACTTCCGCGCCGACCGCGCCCGCGAGATCCTGCACGCGCTGCTGGATCCCGCCTTCGACGGGTTCGCACGCCGGCGCATCGTCACGTTCGCCGCTGCCGCCGGCCTCGTCGAATATTCGGACGCGCTCAACAAGCTGCTGCCGGCGCTGTTCGCGGCGCAGACCGTTTCCAACAGCATCGGCGAGCTGGTCGCGAAAGCGGGACTGAAGCAGCTGCGCATCGCCGAGACCGAGAAGTACGCGCACGTCACCTTCTTCTTTAACGGCGGCGAGGAGACCGTGTTCCCCGGCGAGGACCGCATCCTCGTGCCGTCGCCCAAGGTCGCGACCTACGATCTCCAGCCCGAGATGTCGGCCTACGAGGTGACGGACAAGCTGGTGGCCGCGATCGACAGCGGCAAATACGATTTCATCGTGGTCAATTTCGCCAACACCGACATGGTCGGCCATACCGGCAAGCTCGACGCCGCCATCAAGGCGGTCGAGGCCGTGGATCGCTGCATCGGTCGGATCGACGAGGCGCTGCGCCGGGCCGGCGGCACGATGCTGATCACGGCCGACCACGGCAATGCCGAGATGATGTTCGACCCCGAGACCAACCAGCCCCACACCGCCCACACGCTCAACCGCGTGCCGGCGATGCTGGTGAACGGCCCCGCCGATGCCGCGGCGCTGGCCGACGGCAAGCTCGCGGATGTGGCGCCCACCCTGCTTCAGGTGATGGGGTTGCCGGCACCGAAGGAGATGACGGGCCATTCGCTCATCCGCCAGGCCCGGTCGCAAGCGGCCCAGGCCCAACGGGAGCGGCGCGTCGGCGAGTGA
- a CDS encoding ABC transporter permease, with the protein MTRAGASSELFRWLKRAALPAAIFAVIYAWPMLQILRSSLDRFDPITGVIPALAPDFYVKFLTDSFYLGVLWRTVKLSLIVTVVTAIASYPVAYFLVRNRGRLRLALIIILLIPLVTSPVVVAYGWLVLLGSKGLVNELLIALGITDEPIKLIYTAFTLVVGLVEVLAAFMVLSISASLQNVDWNLVLAARSLGASGWRSFRAVILPLSLPGIGTGCLLVFSLSMSAYAVPALIAGPQVKVMSELIYEQTMALLNWPFAGCMSIILLLSTTGVFSASTALARWWREREIRQAARAAEA; encoded by the coding sequence ATGACCCGCGCCGGCGCCTCCTCCGAGCTGTTCCGATGGCTGAAGCGGGCGGCCCTGCCGGCGGCGATCTTCGCGGTCATCTATGCCTGGCCGATGCTGCAGATCCTGCGCAGCAGCCTCGACCGGTTCGACCCCATCACCGGCGTCATCCCCGCGCTGGCGCCCGACTTCTATGTGAAGTTCCTCACCGACAGCTTCTATCTCGGCGTGCTCTGGCGGACGGTGAAGCTCAGCCTCATCGTCACCGTCGTCACGGCGATCGCGAGCTATCCGGTCGCCTATTTCCTGGTGCGCAACCGCGGCCGGCTGCGGCTGGCGCTGATCATCATCCTCCTGATACCGCTGGTGACCAGCCCCGTCGTGGTCGCCTATGGCTGGCTCGTGCTGCTCGGCAGCAAGGGGCTCGTGAACGAGCTCCTGATCGCGCTCGGAATCACCGACGAGCCGATCAAGCTGATCTATACCGCCTTCACGCTCGTGGTGGGGCTGGTGGAGGTGCTGGCCGCCTTCATGGTGCTGTCCATCTCGGCCTCGCTGCAGAATGTCGATTGGAACCTGGTCCTCGCCGCGCGCAGCCTCGGCGCCAGCGGCTGGCGTTCCTTCCGGGCCGTGATCCTGCCGCTGAGCCTGCCCGGCATCGGCACCGGCTGCCTTCTCGTCTTCTCCTTGAGCATGAGCGCCTATGCGGTGCCCGCGCTGATCGCGGGCCCGCAGGTCAAGGTCATGTCGGAGCTGATCTATGAGCAGACCATGGCGCTGCTCAACTGGCCCTTCGCCGGCTGCATGTCGATCATCCTGCTGCTCTCGACTACCGGCGTCTTCAGCGCCAGCACGGCCTTGGCCCGCTGGTGGCGCGAGCGCGAGATCCGCCAGGCCGCCCGGGCGGCGGAGGCCTGA
- a CDS encoding ABC transporter ATP-binding protein, whose product MTSQAMTSRIDRHNETAAPGSAYLEARNLVVRFGEYTALRDVSFEVAAGERLCLLGPSGCGKTTSLRVIAGFIQPDSGGVRIDGRDMEGVPPEGRNIGILFQNYALFPHLTIYDNVAFGLRMRNIAESEIRKRVTEALELVRLPKAGGKRPSMLSGGEQQRIAFARAVVIKPSLLLLDEPFSNLDARLRQEMRGELLDLLQQLRIATVMVTHDQEEAMAIADRIAVMQGGAIEQVGGPTDIYERPRSLFVARFVGESNLFAGQAAGGMVEIPGLGRLERRGLQDGPVQALIRPEKIRVLPANGASGSPDHERARATIERVQYLGHRTEYRLKLGPQSITAWRLNETALPLMPGDAVALEWNRADLLVFREIANR is encoded by the coding sequence GTGACATCGCAGGCGATGACCTCCCGCATCGATCGGCACAACGAAACCGCGGCCCCTGGCAGCGCCTATCTCGAGGCGCGGAATCTGGTCGTGCGGTTCGGCGAGTATACGGCGCTGCGGGACGTTTCCTTCGAGGTCGCCGCCGGCGAACGCCTCTGCCTGCTGGGCCCTTCCGGCTGCGGCAAGACGACGAGCCTGCGCGTCATCGCCGGCTTCATTCAGCCCGACAGCGGCGGGGTGCGCATCGACGGCCGCGACATGGAGGGCGTGCCGCCGGAGGGCCGCAATATCGGCATCCTCTTCCAGAACTACGCCCTGTTCCCGCATCTGACGATCTACGACAACGTCGCCTTCGGCCTGCGGATGCGCAACATCGCCGAAAGCGAGATCCGCAAGCGCGTGACCGAAGCGCTGGAGCTGGTCCGTCTGCCCAAGGCCGGCGGCAAGCGGCCTTCGATGCTGTCGGGCGGCGAGCAGCAGCGCATCGCCTTCGCGCGTGCCGTCGTCATCAAGCCGAGCCTGCTGCTGCTCGACGAACCCTTCAGCAACCTCGACGCCCGCCTGCGCCAGGAGATGCGCGGCGAGCTTCTCGATCTCCTGCAGCAGCTTCGCATCGCCACGGTCATGGTGACCCACGACCAGGAAGAAGCCATGGCGATCGCCGACCGGATCGCGGTCATGCAGGGCGGCGCCATCGAGCAGGTGGGCGGCCCGACCGACATCTATGAGCGGCCGCGCAGCCTGTTCGTCGCGCGCTTCGTCGGCGAATCCAATCTCTTCGCCGGGCAGGCCGCCGGCGGCATGGTGGAGATTCCAGGCCTCGGGCGGCTCGAACGGCGCGGCCTGCAGGACGGCCCGGTGCAGGCCCTGATCCGGCCCGAGAAGATCAGGGTCCTGCCGGCGAACGGCGCATCCGGCTCGCCCGATCATGAGCGCGCCCGCGCCACGATCGAGCGTGTCCAGTATCTGGGCCACCGGACCGAATACCGTCTCAAGCTCGGGCCGCAATCGATCACCGCCTGGCGCCTCAATGAAACGGCCTTGCCGCTGATGCCGGGCGACGCGGTCGCGCTGGAATGGAACCGCGCCGATCTCCTGGTCTTCCGGGAGATCGCCAACCGATGA
- the rlmH gene encoding 23S rRNA (pseudouridine(1915)-N(3))-methyltransferase RlmH: MRILIGAVGRWKAGPTRDLFEDYRQRLTWPVELKEVEEKRALPEAQLKAREAELLLAALPRGSGGLVTVALDEKGQNLGSEAFAGRIGKWRDEGRATIAFLIGGAAGHGSAVLEAADLKLALGAMTWPHLLVRGMLMEQLYRAQQILAGHPYHRS, translated from the coding sequence ATGCGCATCCTGATCGGCGCCGTCGGACGCTGGAAGGCAGGTCCCACCCGCGACTTGTTCGAGGATTACCGGCAGCGCCTGACCTGGCCCGTCGAGCTCAAGGAGGTCGAGGAGAAGCGGGCGCTGCCGGAAGCCCAGCTCAAGGCGCGCGAGGCCGAGCTGCTGCTGGCGGCGCTGCCGCGTGGAAGCGGCGGGCTGGTGACCGTGGCCCTGGACGAAAAGGGGCAGAATCTCGGCAGCGAGGCCTTCGCGGGCCGGATCGGGAAATGGCGGGACGAGGGCCGTGCCACGATCGCCTTCCTGATCGGCGGGGCCGCCGGCCATGGCAGCGCCGTCCTCGAGGCGGCCGACCTCAAGCTGGCGCTGGGCGCCATGACCTGGCCGCATCTCCTGGTGCGGGGAATGCTGATGGAGCAGCTTTACCGGGCCCAGCAGATCCTTGCCGGCCACCCCTATCACCGGTCATGA
- a CDS encoding ABC transporter substrate-binding protein, with translation MKRSIKTELATLLSAAALAVIGAAADATSSQAATPLVLACYPGAPETFFREEIIPRFEKQFDAKVTYLTGNSPGTIAKLQAQKSDPQIDVACIDDGPMVQARGMGLLQATDPAKLTNLKDIQEVSKLPDGIGLGWGLFRFGLAYNPDEFKKRSLPPLESWNDLARPDLKGHVVVNSISISYTPILLTMLARANGGDEKNIDPGFAEMQKIRPNVFTYDTTADLTPYFQQGEAWVGVWTDSETYSYVQRTQFPLKFVFPKEGTTAIQTAAAVVAGAKHADLADKFLNYLIGAEAQELMAKKLGWMPVNKKAQLPSDMAAIIASPEGSGDNMVSMDWTLLGQQRPAWTERWNKEVETQ, from the coding sequence ATGAAACGATCGATCAAGACCGAGCTCGCGACGCTGCTCTCCGCGGCCGCATTGGCCGTCATCGGCGCCGCCGCGGACGCAACGTCTTCGCAAGCGGCAACGCCGCTGGTGCTCGCCTGCTATCCGGGCGCGCCCGAGACCTTCTTCCGCGAGGAGATCATCCCGCGCTTCGAGAAGCAGTTCGACGCCAAGGTCACCTATCTCACCGGCAACTCGCCCGGCACCATCGCCAAGCTCCAGGCCCAGAAGAGCGATCCCCAGATCGACGTGGCCTGCATCGATGACGGTCCGATGGTCCAGGCGCGCGGCATGGGGCTGCTGCAGGCGACCGATCCCGCCAAGCTCACCAATCTCAAGGACATCCAGGAGGTCTCCAAGCTGCCGGACGGGATCGGGCTGGGCTGGGGCCTGTTCCGCTTCGGCCTCGCCTACAATCCCGACGAGTTCAAGAAGCGCAGCCTGCCGCCGCTCGAGAGCTGGAACGACCTGGCGCGTCCCGATCTCAAGGGCCATGTCGTCGTCAACTCGATCTCGATCAGCTACACGCCGATCCTGCTGACCATGCTGGCGCGGGCCAATGGCGGCGACGAGAAGAACATCGATCCCGGCTTCGCCGAGATGCAGAAGATCCGTCCGAATGTCTTCACCTATGACACGACGGCCGATCTCACGCCCTATTTCCAGCAGGGCGAGGCCTGGGTCGGCGTCTGGACCGACAGCGAGACCTATTCCTATGTCCAACGCACCCAGTTCCCGTTGAAGTTCGTGTTCCCGAAGGAAGGCACCACGGCGATCCAGACGGCCGCCGCGGTGGTGGCCGGCGCCAAGCATGCCGATCTCGCCGACAAGTTCCTGAACTACCTGATCGGCGCCGAGGCGCAGGAGCTGATGGCCAAGAAGCTCGGCTGGATGCCCGTCAACAAGAAGGCGCAGCTGCCGTCCGACATGGCGGCGATCATCGCCTCGCCCGAGGGCTCCGGCGACAACATGGTGTCGATGGACTGGACGCTGCTGGGCCAGCAGCGCCCGGCCTGGACCGAGCGCTGGAACAAGGAAGTCGAGACGCAGTGA
- a CDS encoding ABC transporter permease yields MARQIADRIAGPLGSLMLQLYIILAVIFLVAPVLAITAGSLTTTQYVVFPPQGITFQWYLRMFDRPEMLGSFGLSLAIAALAATIAAALGLLVALAMVRHKTRLNHLLWLLVVSPMMLPSVVLGFAFLQAYTQMGFGSSLLGLLAGHVVLVTPYAVALILTGLRSLDPTLELAARSLGATPSRALRKVTLPLILWSVVAGWGLAFLVSFGDAAVSVFLNAPEMVTLPVRIFDALRYSPLNPELTAISSGLVIVTLIVLVASASVMRFERLLGGTGQSGKPATKEA; encoded by the coding sequence ATGGCGCGCCAGATCGCAGACCGGATCGCGGGGCCGCTGGGCAGCCTGATGCTCCAGCTCTACATCATCCTCGCCGTGATCTTCCTCGTGGCGCCGGTGCTCGCCATCACGGCGGGATCGCTGACGACGACGCAGTATGTCGTCTTCCCGCCGCAGGGCATCACCTTCCAATGGTATCTGCGGATGTTCGACCGGCCCGAGATGCTGGGCTCCTTCGGGCTCAGCCTCGCGATCGCGGCCCTGGCCGCGACGATCGCCGCCGCGCTGGGCCTGCTGGTGGCGCTGGCGATGGTGCGCCACAAGACGCGGCTCAATCATCTGCTCTGGCTGCTCGTGGTCTCGCCGATGATGCTGCCCTCGGTCGTGCTGGGCTTCGCCTTCCTGCAGGCCTACACGCAGATGGGCTTCGGCAGCAGTCTGCTCGGGCTCCTCGCCGGCCATGTGGTGCTGGTGACGCCCTATGCCGTCGCCCTGATCCTCACGGGCCTCAGGAGCCTCGATCCGACGCTCGAGCTCGCCGCGCGCAGCCTCGGCGCCACGCCCTCGCGGGCCCTGCGCAAGGTGACCCTGCCGCTCATTCTCTGGAGCGTCGTCGCCGGATGGGGCCTCGCCTTCCTGGTCTCGTTCGGCGACGCGGCCGTCTCCGTGTTCCTCAACGCGCCGGAGATGGTGACGCTGCCGGTGCGCATCTTCGATGCGCTGCGCTATTCCCCGCTCAATCCCGAGCTGACCGCGATCTCCTCGGGTCTCGTCATCGTGACCCTCATCGTGCTGGTCGCCAGCGCCAGCGTGATGCGATTCGAACGCCTGCTGGGCGGCACCGGCCAATCCGGCAAGCCGGCGACAAAAGAAGCCTGA
- a CDS encoding oxidoreductase — translation MADIAYPHLFQPIRIGAVEIRNRLYMTAHGLGYAVPDPEMPGYSIPSDRHIAYYEERARGGIGLIIQESTVPHPSSQGSAFGYQTATVAAAFAEKNVPHFARVAEAVHRHGAKLFLQLWHGGHHADPRWHPGGPKRPLLSASDVPAVEAYAIPRAASIEEIRSIVDGFAQSARNAKAAGYDGIEIQGAHSALVEQFLSPFYNKRDDAYGGSAQKRLRFAFELLEAVRGAVGPSLAVGFRLNTDELLPGGLSDEDCADVARRLDETGLVDFLDLDIGTMHTAPLMIAGSYVPKLPAEDFIAAVRPAINRAVVLGCPGRMNDPADAERLVAEGKMDMVGAARAHIAEPEFARLAQAGRPEKIRPCIACNHCLEGILSGVACVINPATGREAAWGVQSFAAAVPRKRVVVIGAGPAGLEAARVAALRGHEVRLIDRRDHIGGAQSLMATLPGREVVDDVLRWYERELGDLGVALHLNEEARADAIAALQPDAVVIATGARFERTGVTGFIAAPIPGWDRPFVFTPEQILEAEAECGDRVIVLDEEGQSTAAGIAERLATGGAKVDIVTRWQLVAPRLQGSGQFAWVLTRLYAQGVTLRPNHYLKEIGDRRVTLFNIFSNEETEIGDVTAVVLVGAKRREDDLAAALRDKVAEIHLVGDAAAPRSLFEAGYEGHRAARLI, via the coding sequence ATGGCCGATATCGCCTACCCGCATCTCTTCCAGCCGATCCGCATCGGCGCCGTCGAGATCCGCAACCGCCTCTATATGACGGCGCATGGGCTGGGCTATGCCGTTCCCGACCCCGAGATGCCCGGCTACAGCATCCCCTCCGACCGGCATATCGCCTACTACGAGGAGCGGGCGCGCGGCGGTATCGGTCTCATCATCCAGGAATCGACTGTGCCCCATCCGAGCTCCCAGGGCTCGGCCTTCGGCTACCAGACGGCGACCGTGGCCGCGGCCTTCGCGGAGAAGAACGTGCCGCATTTCGCGCGCGTGGCCGAGGCCGTCCACCGCCACGGCGCCAAGCTCTTCCTCCAGCTCTGGCATGGCGGCCACCATGCCGACCCGCGCTGGCATCCCGGCGGCCCGAAACGGCCGCTGCTGTCGGCATCCGATGTGCCGGCGGTCGAGGCCTATGCCATCCCCCGCGCCGCAAGCATCGAGGAGATCCGCTCGATCGTCGACGGCTTCGCCCAGTCGGCGCGAAACGCCAAGGCCGCCGGCTATGACGGCATCGAGATCCAGGGCGCCCACAGCGCGCTGGTCGAGCAGTTCCTCTCGCCCTTCTACAACAAGCGCGACGACGCTTATGGCGGCAGCGCCCAGAAGCGCCTGCGTTTCGCTTTCGAGCTGCTCGAAGCCGTGCGCGGCGCAGTCGGGCCGTCGCTGGCGGTCGGATTCCGCCTCAACACCGACGAGCTCCTGCCCGGCGGCCTGAGCGACGAGGACTGCGCCGATGTCGCCCGGCGGCTGGACGAGACGGGCCTCGTGGATTTCCTCGATCTCGATATCGGCACCATGCACACGGCGCCGCTGATGATCGCCGGCTCCTATGTGCCGAAGCTGCCGGCCGAGGATTTCATCGCGGCGGTGCGGCCCGCCATCAACCGCGCGGTGGTGCTGGGCTGCCCGGGCCGCATGAACGATCCGGCCGATGCCGAGCGCCTCGTCGCCGAAGGCAAGATGGACATGGTGGGCGCCGCGCGCGCCCATATCGCCGAGCCTGAGTTCGCGCGGCTGGCGCAGGCCGGGCGGCCCGAGAAGATCAGGCCCTGCATCGCCTGCAATCACTGCCTGGAGGGCATCCTTTCGGGCGTCGCCTGCGTCATCAACCCCGCCACCGGCCGCGAGGCCGCCTGGGGCGTGCAAAGCTTCGCCGCCGCCGTACCCCGCAAGCGCGTCGTCGTGATCGGCGCCGGGCCGGCCGGGCTGGAGGCGGCGCGGGTCGCGGCGCTGCGCGGTCACGAGGTCCGGCTGATCGACCGGCGGGATCATATCGGCGGCGCGCAGAGCCTGATGGCGACGCTTCCCGGCCGCGAGGTGGTGGACGACGTCTTACGCTGGTATGAGCGCGAGCTTGGCGATCTCGGCGTGGCGCTGCATCTGAACGAGGAAGCCCGCGCGGATGCGATCGCCGCCCTGCAACCCGATGCCGTCGTCATCGCCACCGGCGCCCGGTTCGAGCGGACGGGCGTCACCGGCTTCATCGCCGCGCCGATTCCGGGCTGGGACCGGCCCTTCGTCTTCACCCCGGAACAGATCCTCGAAGCAGAGGCCGAATGCGGAGACCGCGTGATCGTTCTCGATGAAGAAGGGCAATCCACCGCCGCCGGCATTGCCGAACGGCTCGCCACCGGTGGCGCGAAGGTCGATATCGTCACGCGATGGCAGCTCGTGGCGCCGCGGCTGCAGGGCAGCGGCCAGTTCGCCTGGGTTCTGACCCGGCTCTATGCGCAGGGCGTGACCTTGCGGCCCAATCACTACCTCAAGGAAATCGGCGACCGCCGGGTCACGTTGTTCAACATCTTCAGCAACGAGGAGACGGAGATCGGCGATGTCACGGCCGTGGTGCTGGTCGGCGCCAAGCGGCGGGAGGACGATCTCGCGGCGGCGCTGCGGGACAAGGTCGCCGAGATCCATCTCGTGGGCGATGCGGCGGCCCCGCGCTCGCTGTTCGAGGCCGGCTATGAGGGCCACCGCGCCGCGCGGCTGATTTGA
- a CDS encoding CoxG family protein: MQTLDISFDVALPIDEVYRAVGNIGEFGYVLAGVKDVTMLDEDRSEWKVEVRAGMIAQTLTLQGQVTERQPPRLLAFASQGKNVQVRGRIELSATEPAVTVCRVAVEAEVTGRLAPIVDLISRTTQKQMIAQTIENFRLKLAQKAAE; this comes from the coding sequence TTGCAGACCCTCGATATCAGTTTCGACGTCGCCCTGCCGATCGACGAGGTCTATCGCGCGGTCGGCAATATCGGCGAGTTCGGCTATGTGCTGGCCGGCGTCAAGGACGTGACGATGCTGGACGAGGACCGCTCCGAATGGAAGGTCGAGGTCCGCGCCGGCATGATCGCCCAGACCCTGACCCTGCAGGGCCAGGTCACGGAACGCCAGCCGCCGCGTCTGCTCGCCTTCGCGAGCCAGGGCAAGAACGTCCAGGTCCGCGGCCGGATCGAGCTGAGCGCGACGGAGCCGGCGGTGACGGTCTGCCGGGTCGCGGTCGAGGCCGAGGTCACCGGGCGGCTGGCGCCCATCGTCGATCTGATCTCGCGCACCACCCAGAAACAGATGATCGCCCAGACGATCGAGAATTTCAGGCTGAAGCTGGCGCAGAAGGCCGCCGAGTAG
- a CDS encoding cupredoxin domain-containing protein → MTGRPALAVSVLVACLLAGPAGCGLFGPAHGAPDPQADVIIDMGFHRFKPTDVTIHAGQIVEWRNISLVTHTITDDPALADFHADALLPPGVMPFDSGDVPAGEVFLFKFPAPGTYRYFCKHHERHGMLGTITVLPAP, encoded by the coding sequence ATGACGGGACGACCAGCATTGGCCGTTTCGGTGCTTGTGGCCTGCCTGCTGGCGGGGCCGGCGGGGTGTGGGCTGTTCGGCCCGGCCCATGGCGCGCCCGACCCGCAGGCGGACGTGATCATCGATATGGGCTTCCACCGCTTCAAGCCCACCGATGTCACGATCCATGCCGGCCAGATCGTCGAATGGCGCAATATCTCGCTTGTGACCCACACCATCACGGACGATCCGGCGCTGGCCGATTTTCATGCCGACGCGCTCCTGCCGCCGGGGGTGATGCCCTTCGATTCCGGCGACGTGCCGGCCGGCGAGGTCTTCCTCTTCAAGTTCCCGGCGCCCGGCACCTATCGCTATTTCTGCAAGCATCACGAACGGCACGGCATGCTGGGCACCATCACGGTGCTGCCGGCGCCGTGA
- a CDS encoding phytanoyl-CoA dioxygenase family protein — protein sequence MTLKSFAPSVASSELIAALREDGAVILRELASTELADAVASELRPHFDRIGQKAQSDFNGYKTLRISSILKRSRRSAELIAHPRILEIADAILLPHCINYRIGSCTGIEIWPEESQQRLHRDDGIYPIRMPGMEWQIGVNWALDDFTLENGGTHVILGSNRWKEPRLPQDEPTVQAVMPKGSAVIYMGSTWHGGGANRSNRPRMGLVNTYSLGWLRQEENHYLSIPREVADSYPEPIRRLMGYQGHGRILGWFPGNPDGY from the coding sequence ATGACCCTGAAAAGCTTCGCCCCTTCGGTCGCCTCGTCCGAGCTCATCGCCGCGCTGCGCGAGGATGGCGCGGTCATCCTGCGCGAGCTGGCGTCGACCGAGCTCGCCGATGCGGTCGCCTCCGAGTTGCGGCCGCACTTCGACCGCATCGGCCAGAAGGCGCAGAGCGACTTCAACGGCTACAAGACGCTGCGTATCTCCAGCATCCTCAAGCGCTCGCGCCGCTCGGCCGAGCTCATCGCCCATCCGCGCATCCTCGAAATCGCCGACGCGATCCTGCTGCCCCATTGCATCAACTACCGGATCGGGAGCTGCACCGGGATCGAGATCTGGCCGGAGGAATCGCAGCAGCGCCTGCATCGCGACGACGGTATCTACCCGATCCGGATGCCCGGCATGGAATGGCAGATCGGGGTCAATTGGGCGCTCGACGATTTCACCCTCGAGAACGGCGGCACGCACGTCATCCTCGGCAGCAACCGCTGGAAGGAGCCGCGCCTGCCGCAGGATGAGCCGACGGTCCAGGCCGTGATGCCGAAGGGATCGGCCGTGATCTATATGGGCTCGACCTGGCATGGCGGCGGCGCCAACCGCAGCAACCGTCCGCGCATGGGGCTGGTCAACACCTACAGCCTCGGCTGGCTGCGGCAGGAGGAGAACCATTATCTCTCGATCCCGCGCGAGGTTGCCGATTCCTACCCCGAGCCCATCCGCCGCCTGATGGGCTATCAGGGTCATGGCCGCATCCTCGGCTGGTTCCCCGGCAACCCGGACGGCTACTAG